A DNA window from Limanda limanda chromosome 6, fLimLim1.1, whole genome shotgun sequence contains the following coding sequences:
- the samsn1a gene encoding SAM domain-containing protein SAMSN-1a isoform X1 gives MLHRTASNVSDKAKSSKPKRSTSFGKFEGFRHHLSPAKPEENGTNVVVEECESSDPNKATGLGKKMKAISLTMRRKMGKKHAKYFSEEPGDDMDKELEAEAESSTTAEKDNAKTSNSLESLYSGQSTSSGVTSESNSSAQKDSVRLEEDGSYQGQFCGRARVHTDFVPSPYDTDSLKLKVGDIINIISKPPMGIWTGMLNDKVGNFKFIYVDVLVEKEEEEEEVPKIRQQKLSKRPRPKTLLELLERLNLEEYASALLLNGYQTVEDLMHLQEKHLIELNVNDPEHRHRLLAAAECRYTEGDDVRDVEEHKSSHTQKEEDSDCPRDSGCFIPSECSDSKEDAEQLTDAGAS, from the exons ATGTTACATAGGACGGCATCCAACGTGTCGGACAAAGCAAAGAGCAGCAAACCAAAG CGCTCCACAAGCTTCGGCAAGTTCGAGGGTTTCAGACATCACTTGTCACCGGCCAAACCAGAGGAGAATGGCACAAACGTG GTCGTGGAAGAATGTGAAAGTTCAGACCCTAACAAAGCAACTGGACTTGGGAAGAAGATGAAGGCTATTTCACTAACCATGCGCAGAAAAATGGGCAAAAAACACGCCAAGTATTTTTCTGAGGAGCCT GGTGATGATATGGATAAAGAACTGGAGGCAGAAGCAGAGAGCAGCACTACAGCTGAGAAAGACAATGCAAAGACAAGTAACTCCTTAGAGAGTCTGTACAGCGGCCAGAGCACCTCCA GTGGTGTGACCAGTGAGTCCAATAGTTCTGCTCAGAAAGACAGTGTGAGGCTAGAGGAGGACGGATCCTACCAGGGACAGTTCTGTGGCAGAGCTCGTGTCCACACAGACTTTGTTCCAAGCCCGTATGACACAGATTCTCTCAAACTCAag GTGGGtgacatcatcaacatcatcagtAAGCCTCCAATGGGCATCTGGACGGGCATGTTGAACGACAAAGTGGGGAACTTCAAGTTCATCTACGTAGATGTTTTagtggagaaagaggaggaggaagaagaagtcccAAAGATCAGACAGCAGAAGCTCTCCAAAAGACCTAGACCTAAAACGTTGCTGGAGTTACTGGAGCGACTGAATCTGGAG GAGTATGCCTCTGCGTTGCTGTTGAATGGCTACCAGACGGTGGAGGACCTGATGCACCTGCAAGAGAAACACTTGATAGAGCTGAACGTCAACGACCCcgagcacagacacagacttctggctgctgctgagtgcCGCTACACAGAAG GTGATGATGTCAGGGATGTGGAGGAGCACAAATCCTCCCACACTCAAAAGGAGGAAGACAGTGACTGTCCCAGAGACTCGGGCTGCTTCATCCCGTCAGAATGTTCAGACAGCAAAGAGGACGCCGAGCAGCTCACAGACGCTGGGGCCTCGTGA
- the samsn1a gene encoding SAM domain-containing protein SAMSN-1a isoform X3: protein MKAISLTMRRKMGKKHAKYFSEEPGDDMDKELEAEAESSTTAEKDNAKTSNSLESLYSGQSTSSGVTSESNSSAQKDSVRLEEDGSYQGQFCGRARVHTDFVPSPYDTDSLKLKVGDIINIISKPPMGIWTGMLNDKVGNFKFIYVDVLVEKEEEEEEVPKIRQQKLSKRPRPKTLLELLERLNLEEYASALLLNGYQTVEDLMHLQEKHLIELNVNDPEHRHRLLAAAECRYTEGDDVRDVEEHKSSHTQKEEDSDCPRDSGCFIPSECSDSKEDAEQLTDAGAS from the exons ATGAAGGCTATTTCACTAACCATGCGCAGAAAAATGGGCAAAAAACACGCCAAGTATTTTTCTGAGGAGCCT GGTGATGATATGGATAAAGAACTGGAGGCAGAAGCAGAGAGCAGCACTACAGCTGAGAAAGACAATGCAAAGACAAGTAACTCCTTAGAGAGTCTGTACAGCGGCCAGAGCACCTCCA GTGGTGTGACCAGTGAGTCCAATAGTTCTGCTCAGAAAGACAGTGTGAGGCTAGAGGAGGACGGATCCTACCAGGGACAGTTCTGTGGCAGAGCTCGTGTCCACACAGACTTTGTTCCAAGCCCGTATGACACAGATTCTCTCAAACTCAag GTGGGtgacatcatcaacatcatcagtAAGCCTCCAATGGGCATCTGGACGGGCATGTTGAACGACAAAGTGGGGAACTTCAAGTTCATCTACGTAGATGTTTTagtggagaaagaggaggaggaagaagaagtcccAAAGATCAGACAGCAGAAGCTCTCCAAAAGACCTAGACCTAAAACGTTGCTGGAGTTACTGGAGCGACTGAATCTGGAG GAGTATGCCTCTGCGTTGCTGTTGAATGGCTACCAGACGGTGGAGGACCTGATGCACCTGCAAGAGAAACACTTGATAGAGCTGAACGTCAACGACCCcgagcacagacacagacttctggctgctgctgagtgcCGCTACACAGAAG GTGATGATGTCAGGGATGTGGAGGAGCACAAATCCTCCCACACTCAAAAGGAGGAAGACAGTGACTGTCCCAGAGACTCGGGCTGCTTCATCCCGTCAGAATGTTCAGACAGCAAAGAGGACGCCGAGCAGCTCACAGACGCTGGGGCCTCGTGA
- the hspa13 gene encoding heat shock 70 kDa protein 13, translating to MSGEVSMIGSVILALFLAGYLGQQYLPPPKPLVIGLDLGTTFCSVGVFHPGSGEVEVLADEEGRKSIPSAVSFTTDAVLAGHDAVDLASTNPQNTVYDAKRFIGKLFDPELLEQESARYPFKVINNNGSAEFLISTNHTFTVSPEFIGSRLLLKMRKMAEKQLGVLIQKAVISVPAEFDERQRNYTVRAANLAGLEVLRVINEPTAAAMAYGLHKVDVSNVLVVDLGGGTLDVSLLNKQGGMFFTRAMAGNSKLGGQDFSQRLLQYTTERVRQEFGVPPTLKEDIHRLRQTVEAAKLNLTLQPSVSISVPLLLQTHGSSESPEGSAPVPVLFQAVIHRKLFEELNDDLFKKILAPVETVLAEGRLEKEEVDEIVLVGGSTRIPRIRRLIAEYFGKEPNTSVDPDLAVVTGVALQAGIMGGSWPLQVSAIEILNRHLRKTNLS from the exons ATGTCCGGAGAAGTTTCTATGATCG GCTCCGTCATCCTGGCCCTGTTCCTGGCAGGGTACCTGGGCCAGCAGTACCTTCCTCCTCCCAAACCCCTGGTCATCGGCCTGGACCTGGGCACCACCTTCTGCTCGGTGGGCGTCTTCCACCCGGGCAGCggggaggtggaggtgctggcggatgaggaggggaggaaaagcATCCCCTCCGCCGTCTCCTTCACCACCGATGCGGTGCTGGCCGGACACGATGCCGTGGACCTGGCCAGCACCAACCCACAGAACACCGTGTACGACGCCAAGAGGTTCATCGGGAAGCTGTTCGACCcggagctgctggagcaggagaGCGCCCGCTACCCTTTTAAG gtgatCAACAACAATGGCAGTGCAGAGTTTCTGATCTCCACCAATCACACCTTCACCGTGAGCCCAGAGTTCATCGGCTCCAGGCTGTTGCTGAAGATGAGAAAGATGGCTGAGAAGCAGCTGGGTGTGCTCATCCAGAAAGCCGTCATCTCTGTGCCCGCAGAGTTTGATGAAAGACAGAGGAACTACACCGTCAGGGCCGCCAACCTCGCCG GCTTGGAGGTCCTGCGAGTGATCAACGAGCCCACGGCTGCTGCCATGGCGTACGGCCTGCACAAGGTAGACGTCTCTAACGTGCTGGTGGTTGATCTCGGGGGAGGAACACTGGATGTATCTCTGCTTAACAAACAGGGAGGCATGTTCTTCACCAGAGCCATGGCAG GAAACAGCAAGCTGGGAGGTCAAGACTTCAGCCAGAGGTTGCTCCAGTACACCACAGAGCGAGTTCGGCAAGAGTTTGGCGTCCCACCCACTCTCAAAGAGGACATTCACCGTCTCCGGCAGACTGTGGAGGCTGCAAAGCTCAACCTCACCCTCCAGCCCAGTGTCTCCATCTCAGTGCCGCTGCTCCTTCAAACCCATGGCAGCTCGGAGTCGCCCGAAGGCTCCGCTCCTGTTCCGGTTCTCTTCCAGGCCGTGATCCATCGCAAGCTGTTTGAGGAGCTCAACGATGACCTTTTCAAGAAGATCCTGGCTCCTGTTGAGACGGTGTTGGCTGAAGGCCGcctggagaaagaggaggtaGATGAGATCGTTCTGGTCGGAGGCTCCACGAGGATCCCGCGGATCAGGAGGCTGATCGCTGAGTATTTTGGGAAGGAGCCCAACACATCTGTCGACCCTGACCTGGCTGTGGTAACAGGTGTGGCCCTTCAGGCGGGCATCATGGGCGGTTCCTGGCCACTGCAAGTGAGCGCTATCGAAATCCTCAACAGACACTTACGCAAGACGAACCTCAGCtaa
- the samsn1a gene encoding SAM domain-containing protein SAMSN-1a isoform X2 → MLHRTASNVSDKAKSSKPKRSTSFGKFEGFRHHLSPAKPEENGTNVVVEECESSDPNKATGLGKKMKAISLTMRRKMGKKHAKYFSEEPGDDMDKELEAEAESSTTAEKDNAKTSNSLESLYSGQSTSSGVTSESNSSAQKDSVRLEEDGSYQGQFCGRARVHTDFVPSPYDTDSLKLKVGDIINIISKPPMGIWTGMLNDKVGNFKFIYVDVLVEKEEEEEEVPKIRQQKLSKRPRPKTLLELLERLNLEEYASALLLNGYQTVEDLMHLQEKHLIELNVNDPEHRHRLLAAAECRYTEG, encoded by the exons ATGTTACATAGGACGGCATCCAACGTGTCGGACAAAGCAAAGAGCAGCAAACCAAAG CGCTCCACAAGCTTCGGCAAGTTCGAGGGTTTCAGACATCACTTGTCACCGGCCAAACCAGAGGAGAATGGCACAAACGTG GTCGTGGAAGAATGTGAAAGTTCAGACCCTAACAAAGCAACTGGACTTGGGAAGAAGATGAAGGCTATTTCACTAACCATGCGCAGAAAAATGGGCAAAAAACACGCCAAGTATTTTTCTGAGGAGCCT GGTGATGATATGGATAAAGAACTGGAGGCAGAAGCAGAGAGCAGCACTACAGCTGAGAAAGACAATGCAAAGACAAGTAACTCCTTAGAGAGTCTGTACAGCGGCCAGAGCACCTCCA GTGGTGTGACCAGTGAGTCCAATAGTTCTGCTCAGAAAGACAGTGTGAGGCTAGAGGAGGACGGATCCTACCAGGGACAGTTCTGTGGCAGAGCTCGTGTCCACACAGACTTTGTTCCAAGCCCGTATGACACAGATTCTCTCAAACTCAag GTGGGtgacatcatcaacatcatcagtAAGCCTCCAATGGGCATCTGGACGGGCATGTTGAACGACAAAGTGGGGAACTTCAAGTTCATCTACGTAGATGTTTTagtggagaaagaggaggaggaagaagaagtcccAAAGATCAGACAGCAGAAGCTCTCCAAAAGACCTAGACCTAAAACGTTGCTGGAGTTACTGGAGCGACTGAATCTGGAG GAGTATGCCTCTGCGTTGCTGTTGAATGGCTACCAGACGGTGGAGGACCTGATGCACCTGCAAGAGAAACACTTGATAGAGCTGAACGTCAACGACCCcgagcacagacacagacttctggctgctgctgagtgcCGCTACACAGAAG GCTGA